The Leadbettera azotonutricia ZAS-9 genome has a window encoding:
- a CDS encoding putative lipoprotein: MTKRFGGKLRAFAFLLPLIMALALSCAQDSIFSGIAAEQEPKDPRIAGTPANIVAIGNAVYAASIGSGTIHKYEGGWSTFGSNGGRVIGLASDGTDLYALTGGDRMNASLKKYPVSGETWSTIGKGDAEGFSLQYIYGAGERLFAGGSQGGNWKVFYTDGAADLQEVPDMPANSSSQLSGAAADGSGNFYIATFGNGIFITDLLSGTAQVAAGAQVTGILNVNGVITAVTRGGQILAYDGSDFIAISTGGPNYTGGMSIWKEYINTGTEVAPAGVWESKLLLLGMQSRSSYSKGYREIELDSAGKPFMPPIHVEVNSPGSIIPSSVALEDRKKYDASIARYSVFHILQVPREPVIFASTANNGLQSLRGGLWNAEE, from the coding sequence ATGACAAAACGCTTTGGAGGAAAGCTTAGGGCTTTCGCCTTTTTGCTTCCCCTCATTATGGCCCTGGCCCTGTCATGCGCGCAGGACTCGATTTTTTCAGGCATCGCCGCCGAGCAGGAACCCAAAGACCCCCGCATCGCCGGCACCCCCGCAAATATCGTTGCCATAGGCAATGCGGTCTACGCGGCCAGCATAGGCTCAGGAACCATACACAAATATGAGGGAGGCTGGAGCACATTCGGAAGCAACGGGGGAAGGGTCATAGGCCTTGCGTCTGATGGGACAGACCTCTATGCCCTGACCGGCGGCGACCGGATGAACGCCTCCCTGAAAAAATACCCTGTTTCCGGTGAAACCTGGAGCACTATCGGCAAGGGGGATGCGGAGGGCTTTTCGCTCCAATACATTTACGGCGCCGGCGAGAGACTCTTTGCCGGGGGAAGCCAGGGCGGCAATTGGAAGGTTTTTTACACTGATGGCGCCGCCGATCTCCAGGAGGTCCCGGATATGCCTGCCAATAGTTCTTCCCAGCTCAGCGGGGCTGCGGCGGATGGTTCCGGAAATTTCTATATCGCGACCTTTGGAAACGGGATATTTATAACGGATCTTCTCAGCGGTACAGCGCAAGTCGCCGCAGGCGCGCAGGTAACAGGGATTCTGAATGTGAATGGCGTTATTACAGCGGTTACCAGGGGCGGTCAGATACTTGCGTATGATGGTTCAGATTTTATAGCCATATCTACAGGCGGCCCAAACTATACCGGGGGCATGTCAATCTGGAAGGAATATATAAATACAGGCACTGAAGTTGCTCCCGCAGGGGTGTGGGAGTCCAAACTCCTGCTTCTGGGAATGCAGAGCAGAAGCAGCTACAGCAAGGGGTACAGGGAAATAGAACTGGATTCAGCAGGGAAGCCGTTCATGCCGCCTATCCATGTCGAGGTGAACTCTCCGGGCAGCATAATCCCGTCCAGCGTCGCCCTGGAGGATCGCAAAAAATACGATGCCAGCATCGCGCGGTATTCGGTGTTCCATATACTCCAGGTTCCCAGAGAACCGGTGATCTTCGCCTCCACTGCCAACAACGGCCTCCAGTCCCTGAGGGGCGGCTTATGGAATGCCGAAGAATAA
- a CDS encoding TP0733 family outer membrane beta-barrel protein produces the protein MRRIWILLLILALAGLPLYAQEDGDEPGGGGNPPAPPIESDWDAFTPDLYARGDKTFVISLGVLIPTVFTGSGLHGNEDNIKLGGTGSLAFNYFLGAHLFVGGELGGMFASTLGKNMLFIVPFGLRVGYQFIVKRFEFPISLMIGASPTKYLDQGYFGMIIKPGASAYFRFNSDWSFGLNTNWWMVPQWPKDGENVFGNFLEVTLSARYHF, from the coding sequence ATGCGAAGGATCTGGATCCTTTTATTGATATTGGCTTTGGCTGGACTACCCCTATATGCCCAGGAGGATGGGGACGAGCCGGGCGGAGGGGGGAATCCTCCGGCGCCTCCCATAGAATCCGACTGGGATGCTTTTACACCGGATCTCTATGCCCGGGGGGACAAAACCTTTGTCATAAGCCTGGGCGTTCTGATCCCCACCGTGTTCACAGGTTCCGGGCTGCATGGGAACGAAGACAATATCAAACTGGGCGGCACAGGCTCCCTGGCATTCAATTATTTCCTGGGCGCCCACCTCTTTGTAGGCGGGGAGCTGGGGGGCATGTTTGCCAGCACCTTGGGGAAGAATATGCTCTTCATAGTTCCTTTTGGCCTTCGGGTGGGGTATCAATTCATAGTAAAACGCTTTGAATTCCCCATTTCGTTGATGATTGGGGCCTCCCCTACAAAATACCTGGATCAGGGCTACTTTGGAATGATCATTAAGCCCGGTGCGTCGGCTTATTTCAGGTTTAATTCGGACTGGTCTTTTGGGCTAAACACCAACTGGTGGATGGTGCCCCAGTGGCCTAAGGACGGCGAAAATGTTTTCGGGAATTTCCTGGAAGTCACCCTTTCGGCCCGGTATCATTTCTAA